Sequence from the Pirellulales bacterium genome:
CCGGCGCGGCGGACAGGAGACCGACCATGCAGACCCAAAAAATCTTCCTCGCCTCGTCTTCCGAACTGAAGGAAGACCGGAAGGAGTTCGAGATTTTCATCAATCGCAAGAACAACGATTGGATCGATAAAGGTGTTTTCCTCAAGCTGATCGTGTGGGAAGACTTTCTCGACGCGCTGTCGCCAACGCGGTTGCAAGACGAGTACAACCAGGCGATTCGGGAGTGCGACGTCTTGGTCATGCTGTTCTTTACCAAGGTCGGCCCCTACACCGAAGAGGAGTTCGAGACCGCCTTCGGGCAGTTCCAGGCCACCAGCAAACCGTTTATCTTCACTTATTTCAAGGATGTGCCGATCAGCCCCAGCAGCACCAACAGAAAGGATTTGATGAGCCTGTTGGCGTTCCAGGACAAGCTGGATGCCCTGGGGCACTTCTACACCACCTACCAGAACATCGACGCGCTGAAACTCCACTTCAACCAGCAACTGGACAAGCTGGTCGCTGGCGGCTTCATCGAGTTCAAACCGGACAAAGGTGATGCCGCGGCGGCGGGTGGTAATACCTACAACGCGACACTCACCGGCAGCGGCGCCATCGCGCAAGGACCGGGTGCGAGGGCGGCCAGCGCCGGCGGCGTGGCAATCGGCGGCCAGAACACCGCCCCGATCAACACCGGCTTGCAGATCGTCACCCACTACCATGCCGCCATTAGCGGGCGGCTGACCCCAGAGGAGATCGAGCGACAGGTCGCCGGCTATTTGCGGTGGCTGCGGGCGCGTACCGAGTACATCGAACTGCGCGGCATCGAGCAGGCGGGCGGGGCGCCGGTGGTGTTGCTGCCGCTGGAGATGGCTTACGTGCCGCTGCGCGCCAAATGGATGAGGGACGATACCACTGTCCCCTTGAACGAGGTTCTCGGGCTGGGCCGACGCCTGGTCATCATCGGCGGGCCGGGTTCCGGCAAGACCACGGTGCTGTTGCACATGGCCTGGGCGCTCGCGTCTTCACTGCTGAGCGAGCAACCCGACCCAGCGCGTTCGCGTCTCGGACCTTTGATGAAGCCGAGCGAGTTGGACGAACAAGGCCAACCGAAGTTGGACGAACAGGGCCAACCGAAAAAGCCCGAGGAATGCCAGCCGAACGAACTGCCTCTGCCCCTCTTCGTGCCGCTGGCCTCTTTCGCGCGGTACCGCCGCAACCTGGCGGACGACGCGCCGGCGAAAGAGCGAACGCTGGCTTATTTCATCGCGCACCACCTGATCAGCAAGCAAGCCGATTTCAATCTGCCCGCCGACTTCTTCGCGCAACTGCTCGAGGACGGTCGGGACGTGCTCCTGTTGCTGGACGGGCTGGACGAGGTGGCCAACGAGGACGAGCGCGCCGAAGTGCGGCAGTCGGTGGAAGAATTGGTAGCGGGGCGCGAGGACCTGCGCGTTGTGGTCACCTGCCGCACCATCGCCTACCGCGGCGGGCGCACAGCCTTGGGCGCGCAGTTCCGCGAGATCGCCGTGCAGCCGCTCGACTTCGAGCAGCACATCGCGCCGATGGTGCGCCAAGCCTACGCCTGCATTTGCCCGCACGACGCCGCCGCGCGCACCGAGCGCGCGAACGACTTGTTGGGCGGCATTCGACGGCTGGAAGCAGAGCGCCGTGCGCGGCTGGGCGAACGGGCCGAGGCGCTGGTGGACAGTCCGCTGCTGGTGCGGCTGTTGTTGATCGTACACTTCAACAACCGTCGGTTGCCCGACGAGCGCGCCGACCTGTTTGACAAGGCCATCAACGCCCTGTTGCAGGTGGATTACGGGCGCGAGGAGCGCGACATCCGCGAACTGTCGACCGACTGGAAGCGGTATCGCGACATGGCGCAGCAGCTTGCCTTCCACATGCACCAGCAGGGCCGCGACCAGGGCCGCGAAATCGAGGAGCCGGCGCTGAAACAGGCGTTATGTGAAGAAGCCGAGTTCAAACCGCGCATCGACGACTTTCTCGGCCACGCCCGGCAACGCGGCAGCGTGTTGGAAGAGCGCGACGGCGCGTATCGTTTCATTCATCTAGCGCTTCAGGAATTTCTGGTGGCGCGCTACTTGCGCGAGGTGACCGGTGGCAAGGGTCAGGATGCCATCCTCGCGTTCCTCAATGGCCGGCTGGACGATCCCTGGTGGCGCGAACCGATCCTGCTGTTGGTCGGCTACCTGGCCCTCAATGCCACCAAGGTAGCGCGCGAGTTCCTCCGCGCGCTGGCTTGGGCTGGCAGTCATTCCAATACACAATTTTCCGCTGCCGAACTGGCGGGCGTGGCGGTGTTGGAATGGCCCGAC
This genomic interval carries:
- a CDS encoding SUMF1/EgtB/PvdO family nonheme iron enzyme; its protein translation is MQTQKIFLASSSELKEDRKEFEIFINRKNNDWIDKGVFLKLIVWEDFLDALSPTRLQDEYNQAIRECDVLVMLFFTKVGPYTEEEFETAFGQFQATSKPFIFTYFKDVPISPSSTNRKDLMSLLAFQDKLDALGHFYTTYQNIDALKLHFNQQLDKLVAGGFIEFKPDKGDAAAAGGNTYNATLTGSGAIAQGPGARAASAGGVAIGGQNTAPINTGLQIVTHYHAAISGRLTPEEIERQVAGYLRWLRARTEYIELRGIEQAGGAPVVLLPLEMAYVPLRAKWMRDDTTVPLNEVLGLGRRLVIIGGPGSGKTTVLLHMAWALASSLLSEQPDPARSRLGPLMKPSELDEQGQPKLDEQGQPKKPEECQPNELPLPLFVPLASFARYRRNLADDAPAKERTLAYFIAHHLISKQADFNLPADFFAQLLEDGRDVLLLLDGLDEVANEDERAEVRQSVEELVAGREDLRVVVTCRTIAYRGGRTALGAQFREIAVQPLDFEQHIAPMVRQAYACICPHDAAARTERANDLLGGIRRLEAERRARLGERAEALVDSPLLVRLLLIVHFNNRRLPDERADLFDKAINALLQVDYGREERDIRELSTDWKRYRDMAQQLAFHMHQQGRDQGREIEEPALKQALCEEAEFKPRIDDFLGHARQRGSVLEERDGAYRFIHLALQEFLVARYLREVTGGKGQDAILAFLNGRLDDPWWREPILLLVGYLALNATKVAREFLRALAWAGSHSNTQFSAAELAGVAVLEWPDSGEAIRTDCARRIIELLRDTDLQISSRLVVRKRAADVLTALGDLRFAPQRFYLMDDDRLGFVHIPADPEFVIGTPKAAAKRVAEIINADVPDHERNEVLTPTPEFYIARYPVTVAQFKAFVKAKLLKVGDDRALRDPDNRPVRWVSWREALAYCDWLNDCLAHSPAFEGSEMARRIRESGWRVTLPSELEWEKAARGGLRDAVFAWGDEPDPNRANYEETGIGDTSTVGCFPANGFGLHDLLGNVWEWTRSLWGHDWKEPEFGYPYDPDDARRENLAAGNDILRVLRGGSWDNRRGGARCAFRDSHRPVYRAGNVGFRVVLRSAPVR